The Peptococcaceae bacterium 1198_IL3148 genome window below encodes:
- a CDS encoding N-acetylmuramoyl-L-alanine amidase: MNKLLVLALSALCLTMPISNHIAEAATNQTAVVKGSYVNLRSGPGTNHASQGQVTQGDRLVVLSKQGDWYQVKKSDGQTAWIASWLVAIEQKPASNPPQKTTEMAVVTGTDVNLRGGPGTSYPIAGQANQGDKLPILAKEGDWLKVKHSDGKEVWIAGWLAQVDSAPVATPNQSAPTQTIPNTTSTTTEMAVITGTDVNLRGGPGTSYPIAGQAKQGDKLPVLAKEGDWLKLKHSDGKEVWLAGWLAKVETVSTTVTPPTASTSTPPAGGQATSRGDDIERNLVSWLPAPTDDEETNGDDRSDRDGDKDQLDYDGHQLTDIEVVTDGDKTVITVEADTKLSYNTFFLSNPNRLVVNFEGVHLGQLPEAQKVNSSTVTEIRIGQFSTQPLITRMVLDLANPVSYRTDTTNQGQSLEIQLNKVNYTDAVEGKVIFIDAGHGGSDPGAPGYSRNTWEEDVNLDMALKLAAILRQQGAQVEMSRTGDQTVDLTERPYMANRINADIFVSIHSNANTNSSIRGTSTYFYAPSSRADLYAQRADRQRLAQNIQNEMVQYANLPDKNIREANFAVLRESKMPSVLVETAYISNPEEEKLLANSNFRQQVAEAIARGINAYFSGN, from the coding sequence ATGAATAAATTATTGGTACTGGCCCTTAGCGCTTTATGTTTAACCATGCCAATAAGTAACCATATTGCAGAAGCAGCCACCAACCAAACAGCGGTGGTAAAGGGTAGCTATGTTAACTTAAGGAGCGGTCCGGGCACAAATCATGCCAGCCAAGGACAGGTAACCCAAGGGGACAGGCTTGTTGTTTTAAGTAAACAAGGTGATTGGTATCAAGTTAAAAAAAGTGATGGTCAAACAGCTTGGATTGCCAGTTGGCTGGTGGCAATAGAGCAAAAGCCAGCATCAAATCCCCCCCAAAAGACCACCGAAATGGCAGTGGTAACCGGTACCGATGTCAATCTGCGGGGTGGTCCGGGAACCAGTTATCCCATAGCTGGACAAGCTAACCAAGGGGACAAGTTACCGATTTTAGCTAAGGAGGGTGATTGGTTAAAAGTAAAGCATAGTGATGGCAAAGAGGTTTGGATAGCCGGTTGGTTGGCCCAAGTGGATAGTGCCCCTGTTGCCACGCCTAACCAGTCAGCACCGACACAGACGATACCAAACACCACATCTACCACCACTGAAATGGCAGTGATAACCGGTACCGATGTCAATCTGCGAGGCGGTCCGGGAACCAGTTATCCCATAGCTGGACAAGCTAAGCAAGGGGACAAGTTACCGGTTTTAGCTAAGGAAGGTGATTGGTTAAAATTAAAGCATAGTGATGGCAAAGAGGTTTGGTTAGCCGGTTGGTTGGCTAAGGTAGAAACTGTTAGCACAACAGTCACTCCGCCAACAGCGTCAACTTCAACCCCTCCCGCCGGTGGCCAAGCAACCTCCAGGGGCGATGATATTGAACGGAACTTAGTCTCTTGGCTGCCGGCACCAACGGATGATGAAGAAACCAATGGTGATGATCGCAGTGATAGGGATGGGGACAAAGATCAATTGGATTACGACGGTCATCAGTTGACAGATATTGAAGTAGTAACAGATGGTGATAAAACAGTAATTACCGTTGAGGCCGATACTAAATTAAGCTATAACACTTTCTTCCTCAGTAATCCCAATCGTTTAGTGGTTAATTTTGAGGGGGTACATTTAGGTCAATTACCAGAAGCTCAAAAGGTGAACTCGTCAACTGTAACGGAAATTCGTATTGGACAATTCAGTACCCAACCGCTAATTACCAGAATGGTATTAGATTTGGCAAATCCAGTTAGTTATCGTACCGATACCACTAACCAGGGGCAGTCTTTAGAAATTCAATTAAATAAAGTGAATTATACAGATGCTGTTGAGGGCAAAGTAATCTTTATTGATGCCGGACATGGTGGCAGTGATCCTGGCGCTCCTGGCTACAGCCGCAACACTTGGGAGGAGGACGTAAACTTAGATATGGCCTTAAAGTTGGCGGCCATCTTAAGACAACAGGGTGCCCAAGTGGAGATGAGTCGCACCGGTGATCAAACCGTTGACCTTACCGAAAGACCCTATATGGCCAACCGCATTAATGCAGATATTTTTGTCAGTATTCATTCCAATGCCAACACCAACAGCAGTATACGGGGCACCAGTACCTATTTTTATGCCCCCAGCAGTCGAGCGGATCTTTATGCCCAAAGGGCTGACCGCCAGCGCTTAGCGCAAAATATACAAAATGAAATGGTGCAATATGCTAATCTGCCGGACAAGAACATTAGGGAGGCCAATTTTGCGGTGCTCCGAGAAAGCAAAATGCCTTCCGTTTTAGTGGAGACAGCCTATATCAGTAATCCCGAAGAGGAAAAGTTGTTAGCAAACAGTAATTTCCGCCAGCAGGTTGCCGAGGCCATAGCCCGGGGAATAAATGCATACTTTAGTGGCAATTAA
- a CDS encoding peptidoglycan-binding protein has product MPVFNTVIVCLFLLIISFFLPCTALANYHYCPIHCQAEDTLSLQQPYLTGIDISILQLELMQLGYYDGKLDGVYGPKTAAAVANFQEDEKLVVTGAVKAETWDKLATYLEKPVVNELPPPPSGDIALVVDTVNRTLTVFSDNEPYHTFHVAVGKPETPSPIGTWKVTRKAMNWGTGFGTRWIGLNVRWGIYGVHGTNKPGSIGSYASHGCIRMHNSKVEQLYPWVPVNAPVYIVGNPFGVPGHTHRTICKGEKGPDVAMVQAYLKRKGYYDQEVDGIFGPGMEQAIFNFRADHNLVRDNRVDREMYEVMKL; this is encoded by the coding sequence ATGCCAGTTTTTAACACAGTTATTGTCTGTCTGTTTTTGCTAATAATTAGTTTCTTCTTACCCTGCACCGCCCTGGCCAATTATCATTATTGCCCAATTCACTGTCAGGCGGAAGATACTTTATCACTGCAGCAACCCTACTTAACGGGCATTGATATTTCAATTTTACAGTTGGAATTAATGCAACTGGGCTATTATGATGGTAAATTAGACGGTGTCTACGGACCTAAAACCGCTGCCGCTGTAGCCAATTTTCAGGAAGATGAAAAACTGGTGGTGACCGGGGCCGTTAAAGCAGAAACCTGGGACAAATTAGCTACTTATTTAGAAAAACCGGTGGTTAACGAGCTTCCCCCTCCCCCCAGCGGTGATATTGCCCTGGTGGTGGATACAGTCAATCGCACATTAACGGTGTTTAGTGATAATGAACCCTACCATACTTTTCATGTTGCTGTGGGAAAGCCAGAGACCCCCAGTCCCATTGGCACCTGGAAAGTGACCCGTAAAGCGATGAATTGGGGCACCGGCTTTGGCACCCGTTGGATCGGCCTTAATGTCCGCTGGGGCATCTACGGCGTTCACGGCACCAATAAACCAGGTTCCATTGGTAGCTATGCCAGCCACGGTTGCATTAGAATGCATAACAGCAAAGTAGAACAATTATACCCCTGGGTACCGGTTAATGCCCCGGTGTACATAGTGGGCAATCCCTTTGGCGTTCCGGGTCATACCCATCGCACCATTTGTAAAGGAGAAAAGGGCCCCGATGTCGCCATGGTCCAAGCCTATTTGAAGCGCAAAGGCTATTATGATCAAGAGGTGGATGGCATTTTTGGCCCTGGTATGGAACAGGCGATATTTAATTTTAGAGCAGATCATAACTTGGTGCGGGATAACCGAGTGGATCGGGAAATGTATGAAGTGATGAAACTATAA
- a CDS encoding quinate 5-dehydrogenase, which produces MKRVISVSLGSSKRDHTITVELLGELFEMSRVGTDGDMQRAMEKLRQLDGNVDAIGLGGIDIYLYAGKKRYPIKDGLRLKQVVSKTPVVDGSGVKNTLERETVSYLLAKGLIGSGSKVLMVSAVDRFGMAEAFNEAQCDITFGDLMFAVGIPCPLYSIEKLETIARRLLPIFTKVPFKMLYPTGNKQDKNDIAKATKYAKYYHRAEIIAGDYHLIRKYLPEKLNGQMIITNTTTAADVDMLAQRGAGTLVTTTPEFNGRSFGTNVIEAVLVAMLEKSWEDTTPEEYSQLLRRLNFKPRIVQLNPVKSNEETIRK; this is translated from the coding sequence TTGAAAAGGGTTATTAGCGTTAGTCTCGGTTCATCCAAACGTGACCATACCATTACGGTGGAACTGTTGGGAGAATTATTTGAAATGAGCAGGGTGGGCACCGATGGTGATATGCAAAGGGCAATGGAAAAGTTACGCCAACTGGATGGCAATGTAGACGCCATTGGGTTAGGCGGCATAGATATATATTTGTATGCTGGCAAAAAACGCTACCCCATAAAGGATGGGTTGCGTTTAAAACAAGTTGTATCTAAAACACCGGTGGTGGATGGCAGTGGCGTAAAAAACACTTTAGAAAGGGAAACCGTCAGCTATCTCTTAGCCAAAGGTTTAATAGGCAGTGGCAGCAAGGTGCTAATGGTTAGTGCGGTGGATAGATTTGGCATGGCAGAGGCTTTTAATGAAGCCCAATGTGATATTACCTTCGGTGATTTAATGTTTGCTGTTGGTATTCCTTGCCCGCTATACTCCATCGAAAAGCTGGAAACCATTGCCCGTAGGTTATTACCCATCTTCACTAAAGTACCATTTAAAATGCTTTATCCCACCGGCAATAAACAGGACAAAAACGACATTGCTAAGGCAACTAAGTACGCTAAATATTATCACCGAGCAGAAATAATTGCTGGTGATTATCACTTAATTCGCAAATACCTTCCGGAAAAACTTAATGGCCAGATGATTATCACCAATACCACCACCGCTGCCGATGTTGACATGCTAGCCCAACGGGGTGCGGGCACTTTGGTAACCACTACCCCCGAATTTAACGGCCGCTCCTTTGGTACCAACGTAATTGAAGCCGTTTTAGTGGCAATGTTAGAAAAGAGCTGGGAAGACACCACCCCAGAAGAATACAGCCAATTGCTAAGGAGACTAAACTTTAAACCCAGAATTGTACAGCTAAACCCAGTGAAAAGTAATGAAGAAACAATTAGAAAATAA
- a CDS encoding GerMN domain-containing protein produces the protein MDKKIKSRYLLIFLLLFITSVLIACGDEGESAEETISLSDAETRQEVTAEDVTVLNDVVDKTSVVLFFANDNGYLVAQQREIPKVDGLARMTMYELAKGPAANSGLLPTLPPGTELKDINIKGGLCTVDFSSELKQNHSGGSGNEQLTVYSIVNTLTQYASVQEVQILIDGEVVETLAGHINLAKPLTREDSIITSANP, from the coding sequence ATGGACAAAAAAATAAAAAGCAGGTATCTGTTAATCTTTTTGCTGTTGTTCATTACCAGCGTGTTAATAGCCTGTGGTGACGAAGGTGAAAGTGCCGAGGAGACAATATCCCTTAGCGATGCAGAGACCCGGCAGGAAGTTACAGCGGAAGATGTAACAGTTTTAAATGATGTGGTGGATAAAACATCAGTGGTGTTGTTTTTTGCCAATGATAACGGCTACTTGGTGGCCCAACAGCGGGAAATTCCAAAGGTTGATGGCTTGGCCAGAATGACCATGTATGAACTGGCAAAGGGGCCCGCTGCCAACTCGGGATTACTGCCCACTTTACCGCCAGGTACTGAGCTAAAGGACATTAATATCAAAGGTGGGTTATGCACAGTGGATTTTAGCTCGGAATTAAAACAAAACCACTCTGGTGGCAGTGGCAATGAACAATTGACAGTATATTCCATTGTGAATACCTTAACCCAATATGCCAGTGTACAAGAAGTACAAATTCTTATTGATGGTGAAGTGGTGGAAACCTTAGCCGGACACATTAATTTAGCTAAGCCTTTAACCAGAGAAGATTCTATTATAACCAGCGCCAACCCTTAG
- a CDS encoding LysM peptidoglycan-binding domain-containing protein encodes MLKQRGFIKVTLCSTLITGLLFFSSHFADAGQTYTVIPGDSLWKISQKYNISINQLKKLNNLTSDEIWVGQKLAVAVDTNNSASNSNTYTVQRGDSLYLIAKAHGISVSDLKAANNLAANEILVGQQLTIPNSKATVDNPQNQKYTVVPGDSLYFIAKRFGTTVDNLMNVNQLTSDSIYVGQQLIISANSQSSTPTPKPPATTPDKVSWQIPTGVNLYYVKSGDSLSGIAQKYGSSVNAIIKTNNMKSQLITPGMPLFVPNSQNPVSISAPKGPQKTGYGELLPWEFANWFFNHESTGVIKDLATGTTFKIKRIGGGNHADCEPLTASDTAIMKGLYGGSWSWQTRPVILEYQGRQIAASMAGMPHSFDSIAGNNFDGMFDLHFLHSRTHNTNSEDPKHQEAVKKAAGN; translated from the coding sequence ATGTTAAAGCAACGTGGGTTTATTAAGGTTACTCTGTGTTCAACCTTAATTACGGGTTTATTGTTTTTTTCTAGTCATTTTGCTGACGCAGGACAGACATATACAGTGATACCTGGCGACAGCCTTTGGAAAATTTCACAGAAATATAACATTTCAATTAATCAATTAAAGAAGCTCAATAATTTAACCAGTGATGAAATTTGGGTAGGACAAAAACTGGCAGTGGCTGTAGATACTAATAATAGTGCAAGTAACAGTAACACTTATACTGTACAGCGAGGCGACAGTTTATATCTAATTGCCAAAGCCCATGGCATCAGTGTTAGCGATTTAAAAGCTGCCAACAATTTAGCTGCCAATGAAATTTTAGTTGGGCAACAATTAACTATCCCTAACTCTAAAGCAACAGTGGACAATCCCCAAAATCAAAAATATACCGTAGTCCCTGGCGATAGCCTGTATTTTATTGCTAAGCGTTTTGGTACCACTGTGGACAACCTGATGAATGTTAACCAATTAACCAGTGACAGCATATACGTCGGCCAGCAATTAATTATTTCTGCAAATAGTCAATCATCGACACCAACACCGAAACCGCCAGCAACAACACCTGACAAAGTCAGTTGGCAGATCCCCACCGGGGTAAATCTATACTATGTTAAATCGGGCGATTCTTTAAGCGGCATTGCCCAAAAATATGGCTCCTCTGTGAATGCCATTATCAAAACCAACAACATGAAAAGCCAACTAATCACCCCAGGAATGCCACTATTTGTGCCCAACTCCCAAAATCCTGTTTCCATTAGCGCACCAAAGGGGCCACAAAAAACTGGCTATGGCGAGCTGTTGCCTTGGGAATTTGCCAACTGGTTTTTTAACCACGAAAGTACCGGGGTAATTAAAGATTTGGCCACCGGAACCACCTTTAAGATAAAACGCATTGGCGGCGGCAACCATGCCGACTGTGAACCGCTAACAGCCAGCGATACTGCCATTATGAAAGGTTTATATGGTGGATCCTGGAGTTGGCAGACCCGTCCAGTGATTCTAGAATATCAAGGTAGACAAATTGCCGCTTCTATGGCTGGCATGCCCCATTCCTTTGACAGTATTGCTGGTAACAATTTTGATGGTATGTTCGACCTGCACTTTTTACACAGTCGCACCCATAACACCAATTCCGAAGACCCCAAACACCAAGAGGCCGTTAAAAAAGCTGCCGGTAACTAG
- a CDS encoding homocysteine S-methyltransferase family protein, producing the protein MLKLAEILKNNVLVFDGAMGTLLQKQGLLDEGCPELLNAEQPQAITEIHRLYVEAGADIIETNTFGGNRIKLGEFGLENRVAELNAAGVRAAKEACHQDTLVALSVGPTGKMMQPSGPLTFGEAFAVFKEQIVAGVEAGADLVCIETMSDLGEARAAVLAAKEAAPELLVICCMTFQPDGRTLMGTDPATAVITLQSLGADILGANCSGGPKELEQVIATMATVNKVPLLVQPNAGLPVLEGDQTIFPLTAAEMGHYAPLLVQAGASLVGSCCGSTPEFTAAIKKQVAGLTPITPGYQPKTYLTSSTKTLTVGGSAPVRIIGERINPTGKKLLSAELRQGSLARVVQEAVQQVEKGADILDVNVGLPDIDEPAMLVKAVNAVQKVVSVPLQIDSTDVKALEVALQAYHGKALVNSVNGKEGSLSTVLPLVKKYGACVLGLTLDENGIPPKAEDRLKIAQRIVARAEQCGIPKEDVLIDCLVLTASAQQQEVLETIKAAQLVKEQVGVGTVLGVSNVSFGLPNRKLLNKTFLAMALAAGLDAPIINPHDTEMVNTIKAGQVLTYRDQDSKQFIAAFANQPQNTAQQPQTDAPPSPADALYKAVVSGLKEGVTQLVAEVLASGKNMLEVVDEILIPALDDVGTKYEKGEFFLPQLMQSAEVVQLAFARLRQELSATNTVDKGTVVVATVKGDIHDIGKNIAKVLLENYGYNVIDLGKDVPPEVVVQATKEHQAKLVGLSALMTTTIPSMKETIIQLKAAKLDCQVMVGGAVLNQRYADMIEADYYVKDAREGVRVAQRIF; encoded by the coding sequence GTGCTAAAACTAGCAGAAATACTAAAGAATAATGTGTTGGTCTTTGATGGAGCTATGGGTACACTGTTGCAAAAACAAGGCCTGCTGGACGAAGGGTGCCCAGAACTTTTAAATGCGGAACAGCCCCAGGCCATTACAGAAATCCACCGTTTGTATGTGGAAGCCGGAGCCGACATTATTGAAACCAACACCTTTGGTGGCAACAGAATTAAATTAGGGGAATTCGGCTTAGAAAATCGAGTGGCAGAATTAAATGCCGCCGGTGTTAGGGCCGCCAAAGAGGCCTGCCATCAAGACACCTTAGTGGCCCTATCGGTGGGACCAACGGGTAAAATGATGCAACCAAGTGGCCCGCTAACCTTTGGCGAGGCCTTTGCTGTATTCAAAGAACAAATTGTCGCCGGCGTCGAGGCCGGGGCGGATTTAGTCTGTATTGAAACAATGTCAGATTTGGGGGAAGCCCGGGCGGCTGTACTGGCCGCTAAGGAGGCGGCGCCAGAGTTACTTGTAATCTGCTGTATGACCTTCCAACCGGACGGTCGCACTTTGATGGGCACCGACCCAGCGACTGCAGTCATCACACTACAGTCGCTGGGAGCAGATATTTTAGGGGCCAACTGTTCCGGTGGTCCCAAAGAGTTGGAACAGGTAATTGCCACCATGGCCACCGTGAACAAAGTGCCCCTCTTGGTACAACCCAACGCCGGGTTACCAGTGTTAGAAGGGGATCAAACAATATTTCCGCTAACCGCTGCCGAAATGGGCCATTATGCTCCTCTGCTGGTACAGGCCGGTGCCTCGTTAGTGGGCAGTTGCTGTGGTTCCACGCCGGAATTTACAGCGGCCATTAAAAAGCAGGTGGCTGGTTTAACCCCCATAACACCGGGGTATCAACCGAAAACCTATCTCACATCCAGCACTAAAACATTAACGGTGGGAGGCAGCGCCCCCGTTAGAATAATTGGCGAACGCATCAATCCCACCGGCAAAAAATTATTGTCGGCAGAACTGCGTCAAGGTTCACTGGCCCGGGTGGTGCAGGAAGCGGTGCAACAGGTGGAAAAGGGTGCCGACATATTGGACGTCAATGTGGGTTTGCCCGATATTGATGAGCCCGCCATGTTGGTGAAAGCGGTTAATGCGGTACAAAAGGTTGTCAGCGTACCTTTACAAATAGACAGTACCGATGTCAAGGCACTGGAAGTGGCACTGCAAGCCTATCACGGCAAAGCGCTGGTTAACTCGGTAAATGGTAAGGAAGGAAGTTTATCCACCGTGCTGCCGCTGGTGAAAAAATACGGCGCCTGCGTACTGGGCTTAACTCTGGATGAAAACGGCATTCCGCCGAAGGCTGAGGACAGATTAAAAATTGCCCAACGGATAGTGGCCCGGGCTGAGCAGTGCGGAATCCCCAAAGAGGATGTGTTGATAGATTGCCTAGTGCTTACCGCCAGTGCCCAACAACAAGAGGTATTGGAAACCATCAAGGCGGCTCAGTTAGTGAAAGAACAGGTGGGTGTGGGCACGGTGTTGGGTGTCAGTAACGTCTCCTTTGGCTTACCAAACCGTAAACTGTTAAACAAAACCTTTTTAGCCATGGCCCTGGCTGCCGGTTTGGATGCCCCCATTATTAACCCCCATGACACCGAAATGGTGAACACCATTAAGGCGGGCCAAGTACTGACCTATCGGGATCAGGATTCTAAGCAGTTCATTGCCGCCTTTGCCAATCAGCCCCAGAATACTGCCCAACAACCCCAGACAGATGCGCCACCTAGTCCGGCAGATGCCCTTTATAAAGCAGTGGTCAGCGGTTTAAAGGAAGGTGTTACCCAACTGGTGGCGGAGGTGTTGGCCAGCGGTAAAAATATGCTGGAAGTGGTGGACGAAATCTTAATTCCAGCCCTAGACGATGTGGGTACAAAATATGAAAAGGGTGAGTTTTTCCTCCCTCAATTAATGCAGTCGGCAGAGGTGGTACAACTGGCCTTTGCCCGGTTGCGTCAAGAATTGTCCGCCACCAATACGGTGGATAAGGGCACCGTCGTTGTGGCCACCGTTAAGGGAGATATTCACGATATTGGCAAAAATATTGCCAAAGTATTGTTGGAAAACTACGGTTATAACGTCATTGATCTAGGGAAAGATGTGCCTCCAGAGGTGGTAGTGCAAGCAACTAAAGAACATCAAGCGAAACTGGTGGGTTTAAGTGCTTTAATGACCACCACCATCCCCAGTATGAAAGAAACCATTATTCAATTAAAGGCAGCTAAGCTGGATTGCCAAGTGATGGTGGGCGGCGCGGTACTAAATCAACGCTATGCAGATATGATCGAAGCCGACTATTATGTCAAAGACGCCCGGGAAGGGGTTAGAGTGGCCCAAAGAATATTTTAA